In one window of Streptomyces roseofulvus DNA:
- the ribD gene encoding bifunctional diaminohydroxyphosphoribosylaminopyrimidine deaminase/5-amino-6-(5-phosphoribosylamino)uracil reductase RibD — protein sequence MATQADITAMRRAIALAARGLGSTSPNPVVGCVITDASGHQVGEGWHQRAGGPHAEIHALRAAGVLARGGTAYVTLEPCNHTGRTGPCAQALVEAGVARVVYAVGDPNPQATGGAATLRAAGVDVEEGLLTDEAEAGNLAWLTSVRTGRPFVRWKYAATLDGRVAAADGTSRWISSAESRADVHRLRAEADAVLVGGGTLRTDDPHLAVRGIEGATQPLRIALDTYAGLLPTARILDDAAPTLLVVAEDADTRHLPGVDLLRLPLHDGRIGVHELLTQLYARGIRSVLLEGGPTLAGAFLTAGAVDQVVGYLAPVLLGAGPNALADAGITTLTQALRLDITETTPIGPDLRITATPKGA from the coding sequence GTGGCCACGCAAGCCGACATCACCGCCATGCGACGCGCGATCGCGCTCGCCGCCCGCGGTCTCGGCTCCACCAGCCCCAACCCCGTCGTCGGCTGCGTCATCACCGACGCCTCCGGCCACCAGGTCGGCGAGGGCTGGCACCAGCGGGCCGGCGGCCCCCACGCCGAGATCCACGCCCTGCGCGCGGCCGGCGTCCTCGCCCGCGGCGGCACCGCCTACGTCACCCTCGAACCCTGCAACCACACCGGCCGCACCGGTCCCTGCGCCCAGGCCCTGGTCGAGGCCGGCGTCGCCCGCGTCGTCTACGCCGTCGGCGACCCGAACCCGCAGGCCACCGGCGGCGCCGCCACCCTGCGCGCGGCCGGCGTCGACGTCGAGGAGGGCCTCCTGACGGACGAGGCCGAGGCCGGCAACCTCGCCTGGCTCACCTCCGTCCGCACCGGCCGCCCCTTCGTCCGCTGGAAGTACGCCGCCACCCTCGACGGCCGGGTCGCCGCCGCCGACGGCACCTCCCGCTGGATCAGCTCCGCCGAGTCCCGCGCCGACGTCCACCGGCTGCGCGCCGAGGCCGACGCCGTCCTGGTCGGCGGCGGGACGCTCCGCACCGACGACCCGCACCTCGCCGTCCGCGGCATCGAAGGCGCCACCCAGCCGCTGCGGATCGCCCTCGACACCTACGCCGGACTGCTGCCCACCGCCCGGATCCTCGACGACGCCGCACCCACCCTGCTGGTCGTCGCCGAGGACGCCGACACCCGGCACCTGCCCGGCGTCGACCTGCTCCGGCTGCCCCTGCACGACGGCCGCATCGGCGTGCACGAGCTGCTCACCCAGCTGTACGCGCGCGGCATCCGCTCCGTCCTCCTCGAAGGCGGCCCCACCCTCGCGGGCGCCTTCCTCACCGCGGGCGCCGTCGACCAGGTCGTCGGCTACCTCGCCCCGGTCCTCCTCGGCGCGGGCCCGAACGCCCTCGCCGACGCCGGAATCACCACCCTCACCCAGGCGTTGCGGCTCGACATCACCGAGACCACGCCGATCGGACCCGACCTCCGCATCACCGCCACCCCCAAGGGAGCCTGA